Proteins found in one Nymphalis io chromosome 4, ilAglIoxx1.1, whole genome shotgun sequence genomic segment:
- the LOC126781727 gene encoding post-GPI attachment to proteins factor 2-like: protein MGNDAQVEITTNSNNSVTDRTNEINITNRTVAILEYKGLLWSCSLRKICLTALWLPLGALMFCYVTASIFQADDIHETHCRVYNVVPSISAITGISPQRYIWRICIAYHLGPRLLIGSLYYNYHKERTSYITEERMRNLATKLGEACYWLNLIELFALTGVTYISNRENYFLHEKIFIVFMIATLLHMLCRARVGCIGNDSVEPVRTNKIVWILFLVAIAATLGLIFFFLRHRLLCRPLAFTWFSVCEYILATANMAFHAIVVRDLPVHELQVICPTHHKTK from the exons ATGGGAAATGACGCACAAGTAGAGATAACGACGAATTCAAATAATAGCGTAACTGACCGCacaaacgaaataaatataacgaacAGAACCGTTGCTATTTTAGAATACAAG GGTTTGCTTTGGTCATGCTCTCTAAGGAAAATATGTTTAACTGCCCTTTGGCTGCCACTAGGCgctttaatgttttgttatgtGACAGCGTCAATATTTCAAGCAGATGATATACATGAAACACATTGTAGG GTTTATAATGTAGTTCCATCAATAAGTGCAATTACGGGAATCAGCCCACAAAGATATATATGGAGAATTTGCATTGCATACCACCTTGGACCAAGACTGTTAATAGGTTCACTATATTATAACTACCATAAAGAACGGACCTCGTACATAACCGAAGAAAGG ATGCGTAATTTAGCAACAAAATTAGGAGAGGCTTGTTACtggttaaatttaattgaactaTTTGCTCTCACTGGTGTTACTTATATTTCCAATAGAGAAAACTatt TCTTACACGAAAAAATTTTCATAGTATTCATGATAGCTACTTTGCTGCACATGCTGTGCCGCGCACGCGTGGGTTGCATAGGGAATGACTCCGTGGAGCCAGTGCGCACTAATAAAATCGTGTGGATATTGTTCTTGGTAGCCATAGCCGCTACGCTTGggctgatatttttttttctaaggcACCGGTTGCTATGTCGGCCACTTG CATTTACATGGTTCTCCGTTTGCGAGTACATCCTCGCGACAGCAAATATGGCTTTTCACGCTATTGTGGTTCGGGACCTTCCAGTACATGAATTACAAGTTATATGCCCCACTCATCACAAGACCAAATAA